TTAGGTGCTGGCCGAATCGTATATCAGGATCTTACGCGAATCGACAAGATTTTCGCTGAAGACCAATTGGAACAATATCCCGAATGGGACCAATTGGCACAATACTGTTTAAAAAATGACAAAGCCTGTCATTTGATTGGCCTAGTTTCAGATGGTGGTGTACACAGCCATATCCGTCATTTGTTGGCTCTGATTGACGGACTAGAAAATAAAGGATTGAAAAAAATCTTTCTGCACGTGATCACTGATGGTCGTGACACGGATCCGCAAAACGGACTTCAATACCTCCGTGAATTGGAAAAATACCTCGAAGGAAAAAATACCAAAATTGCAAGTTTAATAGGAAGGTATTACGCCATGGATCGCGATAAGAGATGGGAACGCATCGAAAGAGCTTATGATTTATTGGTTTCTGGAAAAGGAAAACTTTATCCTATGGCCAGTGAGGCATTAGAAGAAAGTTATCGCAATCAAATCACTGACGAATTTGTTGAAGCTCACAAAATAGGAGATTCATCTATGGGAGTCATTCAGCCGGACGATGCCGTATTCTGTTTTAATTTTCGTACAGATCGATTGCGTCAACTGACACAAGTCCTTACGCAGCATATCGCGCAGGCAGAGTATGCCATGAAGCCACTGCCACTGTATTATCTCACAATGACGAGATATGATGCCAATTTTCAAAATATCAATGTGTTGTTTGAAGCTCAGAATCTAAAATACACTTTAGGTGAATGTATTTCCAGGTATGGATTGACACAATTGAGAATCGCGGAAACTGAAAAATATCCGCATGTGAGTTATTTCTTTTCAGGAGGAAGAGAAAAAGTATTTACGGGTGAAAAAAGGATATTGATTCCTTCACCAAAAGTTGCTACTTATGATCTTCAACCCGAGATGAGTGCAATAGAAGTTACAGAAGCTCTTTTAGATTTGTGGAAAATAGAAGAACCCGATTTCATTTGTTTAAATTTTGCAAACACAGATATGGTCGGTCATACAGGTGTCTTCAATGCAGCTATGAAAGCTGCTGAAACCGTGGATACCTGCCTTGCAAAAATTGTAGAAACGGGCAAGCAAAAAAAATATTCATTTATCATTCTTGCAGATCACGGAAACGCAGATTACATGATCAATGAAGATGGAAGCCCAAACACAGCACATACAAAAAATCCGGTGCCATGTATATTAGTTTCTGAACAACTAAATTTGAAAATAAAAAACGGGAAACTGGCAGATATTGCACCAACAATTTTACAACTCTTGCAATTACCGATTCCGGTAGAGATGACAGGCCAATCATTATTGACAGAAATTTAATACTATCATGAACTCTAAAATGCGATTCGACGAAAACGATTTAAACAAAAGGGGTTTTCTGGATGTAGATCTCGATCCTGAAATGGATCTCGAATCAGAAATTCAAAAATTAAAAAAAGAAAAAAACGCAGTCATTCTTGCACATTATTATCAGGATTCAGACATACAGGATTTGGCTGACTTTGTAGGTGATAGTTTGCAGCTTTCCCAGGAAGCGGCACGCACCAAAGCCGATATGATCGCATTTGCAGGAGTCCATTTTATGGCTGAAACGGCAAAAATTCTTTCACCTCAGAAAAAAGTCGTAGTTCCTGATCTAAAGGCAGGATGCTCTTTATCCGATTCTTGCCCTGCACCGCTGTTTAAAAAATTTATGGAAAATTATCCCGATCACGTAGTTGTTTCTTATGTAAACTGTACTGCTGATTTGAAAACACTAACGGATATTTGTTGTACTTCATCGAATGCAGTTCATATCATTAAC
The genomic region above belongs to Saprospiraceae bacterium and contains:
- a CDS encoding 2,3-bisphosphoglycerate-independent phosphoglycerate mutase gives rise to the protein MNQKAILIILDGWGIGQKPSADAILQANTPYFDKLLSECPNSRLVTYGNQVGLPEGQMGNSEVGHLNLGAGRIVYQDLTRIDKIFAEDQLEQYPEWDQLAQYCLKNDKACHLIGLVSDGGVHSHIRHLLALIDGLENKGLKKIFLHVITDGRDTDPQNGLQYLRELEKYLEGKNTKIASLIGRYYAMDRDKRWERIERAYDLLVSGKGKLYPMASEALEESYRNQITDEFVEAHKIGDSSMGVIQPDDAVFCFNFRTDRLRQLTQVLTQHIAQAEYAMKPLPLYYLTMTRYDANFQNINVLFEAQNLKYTLGECISRYGLTQLRIAETEKYPHVSYFFSGGREKVFTGEKRILIPSPKVATYDLQPEMSAIEVTEALLDLWKIEEPDFICLNFANTDMVGHTGVFNAAMKAAETVDTCLAKIVETGKQKKYSFIILADHGNADYMINEDGSPNTAHTKNPVPCILVSEQLNLKIKNGKLADIAPTILQLLQLPIPVEMTGQSLLTEI